The Primulina eburnea isolate SZY01 chromosome 8, ASM2296580v1, whole genome shotgun sequence genome contains a region encoding:
- the LOC140839799 gene encoding protein SHOOT GRAVITROPISM 6-like isoform X8, with translation MKFNIAFSRLVRFTQRIFLSFFSMSKEESLTFGALSVLKHLLPRLSEAWHTKKPLLVEAVKHLLDKHNLAVREALAELIVVMASHCYLVGPPGEFFVEYLVRHCAMPDSDGEANESSKEFNQSTGSSYAVLYKKTEVKFGGVSPTNLRAICEKGLLLITVTVPVMELVLWPFLLKMIIPRIYTGAVATVCRCISELCRNKSLGDTILSDGKIRSGIPNPEDLFARLVVLLHNPLAREQLVTQILTVLYNLASIFPKNIILFWQDEIPKMKAYVSDPEDLKEDPLYQETWDDMIINFIAESLDVIQDVDWVISLGNSFSNQYELYQSDDEHSALLHRCLGILLQKVHDRTYVRAKIDLMYVQADIALPVNRLGLAKAMGLVATSHLDTVLDKLKDILDNVDQSLFRRILSFFSDRDKMEESDDVHASLALMYGYAAKYAPSTIIEARIDALVGTNMLSRLLHVHHPTAKQAVITAIGLLGQAVISAASCGKSFPLRKRDLLLDYILTLMGRDDEDEHSDSNLELLNTQCLALSACTTLISVEPKLTIETRNHVLKATLGFFGLPNDPPDVINGLVQHLITLLCAILVTSGEDGRSRAEQLLHILRQIDPYVSSSLDHQRTRGCLAAHEMLLKFRAICVGGYCSLGCQGNCTHSKQSERGLHGNVSKLPSAFASPSRDALCLGERIMLYLPRCADPNPEARNISAQIINLFFSISLSLPRSTNSILGLDIESCYSALSALEDVIAILRSDASLDPSEVFNRIVSSVCILFSKDELVAALHVSSTAICDKIRLSAEGAVQAVTEFITKRGNELSEVDISRTTQSLLSAAIHVTEKYLRHETLNVISSLAEKTSSRIVFNEVLVAAERDIATKDVSRLRGGWPIQDAFYVFSQHSVLAYSFLEHLTSILNQTSIFQGDSRKGENSNRFGEGHLDDNMLNAAVIALTAFFRGGGKVGKRAVEQNYGSVVATLVLHLGSCQNLANAGQQEPLRTLLGAFNAFCECVGDLEMGKILARNREQNEEEAWIALIGDLAGCISIKRPKEVSAICLILSKSLDQPYRFLREAAAAALSEFVRFSDCIGPILENMVEGLCRHVSNDSPTVRRLSLRGLVQMPPVHVVQYTTQILSVIVALLDDLDESVQLTAVSCLLTVLGSPSIDAVDPILLNLSVRLRNLQICMNAEIRANAFSAFGALSSYGYGTQHDAFLEQVHATFPRLVLHLHDDDLGVRRACRNTFKSVVPLLEFDGMAALVNTHRFSSDHRSDYEDFLRDLAKQFTQRMPSWVDAYMASIIQAFEAPWPVIQANAIYLCCSVISVSNDQHISSIYHSQVFGILVGKISQSSDAIVRATCSLALGLLLKSTYPSSWKVARLDPGNSILAGSESDSSRRT, from the exons ATGAAGTTCAACATTGCTTTCTCACGGTTGGTACGGTTTACCCAGAGGATCTTTTTGTCTTTCTTCTCAAT GTCGAAAGAAGAATCTCTGACTTTTGGTGCACTATCTGTCCTGAAGCACCTTCTGCCGAG ATTGTCTGAAGCTTGGCACACCAAAAAGCCCTTGCTGGTTGAAGCAGTGAAACATTTGTTAGACAAGCATAATTTGGCTGTTCGCGAAGCACTTGCAGAG TTAATTGTCGTTATGGCTTCCCACTGTTACTTGGTTGGTCCACCAGGAGAGTTCTTTGTAGAATATCTTGTACGACACTGTGCGATGCCTGATTCGGACGGTGAAGCCAATGAGAGCTCCAAGGAATTCAATCAGTCGACTGGCTCATCATATGCTGTCCTATACAAGAAGACAGAG GTAAAATTTGGAGGCGTCAGTCCAACAAATTTACGGGCAATTTGTGAAAAAGGTCTTCTTTTGATAACAGTAACTGTTCCTGTGATGGAG CTTGTGCTCTGGCCATTTTTGCTGAAAATGATCATTCCACGAATTTATACTGGTGCTGTTGCCACG GTTTGCAGATGCATCTCAGAATTATGCAGAAACAAAAGTCTAGGTGATACGATTCTTTCTGATGGTAAAATTCGTAGCGGTATTCCTAATCCTGAG GATCTTTTTGCACGGCTTGTGGTACTTCTTCACAATCCATTGGCGAGGGAGCAGTTGGTGACTCAGATTTTAACA GTCCTGTATAACTTAGCTTCTATATTTCCCAAGAATATTATTCTGTTTTGGCAAGATGAG ATTCCCAAAATGAAAGCTTATGTGAGTGATCCGGAAGACCTAAAGGAGGATCCATTATATCAAGAGACATGGGATGACATGATTATCAAC TTTATTGCAGAATCTTTGGATGTGATTCAAGATGTTGATTGGGTGATCTCTCTAGGAAATTCATTCTCAAATCAATATGAACTTTATCAATCGGATGATGAACATTCTGCGCTGCTTCACCG GTGTCTTGGCATATTGCTGCAGAAAGTTCATGACAGAACCTATGTTCGGGCTAAAATTGATTTGATGTACGTGCAAGCTGATATCGCTTTGCCCGTGAATAGACTTGGTTTGGCTAAGGCAATGGGATTG GTTGCCACTTCGCACTTGGACACAGTTCTGGATAAGTTGAAAGACATTCTTGATAATGTTGATCAGAGCCTCTTCCGAAG AATTCTGTCATTCTTTTCTGATAGAGACAAAATGGAAGAATCAGATGATGTTCATGCTTCTTTGGCTCTTATGTATGGATATGCTGCGAAATATGCTCCATCAACAATTATTGAAGCCAGAATAGATGCACTTGTG GGGACTAATATGCTTTCTCGTCTCCTTCATGTACACCATCCCACAGCGAAGCAGGCAGTTATAACTGCTATTGGTTTGCTAG GCCAGGCTGTCATTTCTGCTGCTTCATGTGGTAAATCATTCCCATTGAGAAAGAGAGATCTGCTACTTGACTACATCTTAACTTTGATGGGTCGTGACGATGAAGATGAACATTCTGATTCTAATCTGGAGCTTCTAAACACTCAG TGCCTTGCTTTAAGTGCTTGTACTACTTTGATTTCTGTGGAGCCTAAATTGACGATTGAAACAAGAAACCATGTTCTAAAG GCCACCTTAGGGTTTTTTGGTTTACCAAATGATCCGCCTGATGTCATAAATGGGCTCGTACAACACCTTATTACTCTCTTGTGTGCTATTCTTGTTACAAG TGGAGAGGATGGAAGAAGTCGAGCAGAACAGCTACTGCATATCTTGAGACAGATTGATCCCTATGTTTCCTCCTCTCTTGATCATCAAAGAACAAGAGGTTGTCTCGCGGCTCACGAGATGCTTCTTAAGTTCCGGGCGATATGCGTTGGTGGATACTGTTCACTTGGCTGCCAAGGAAATTGCACCCACTCCAAACAAAGCGAACGTGGTTTGCATGGAAATGTTTCAAAGTTACCAT CTGCATTTGCGTCTCCAAGTCGTGATGCTTTGTGCCTGGGGGAGAGGATCATGTTATATCTTCCTCGCTGCGCTGATCCAAATCCTGAAGCTAGAAACATTTCTGCACAG attattaatttatttttcagtatATCTCTTTCATTACCAAGGTCTACAAACTCTATTCTTGGACTTGATATTGAATCGTGTTATAGTGCTTTGTCTGCATTAGAGGATGTTATTGCTATCTTAAGGAGT gatgcttcacttGATCCATCAGAGGTATTTAACAGGATTGTTTCCtctgtatgtatattattttccAAAGATGAG CTTGTTGCTGCACTACATGTTTCCTCAACAGCTATCTGTGACAAAATCAGGCTATCTGCGGAAGGGGCAGTTCAAGCTGTGACCGAGTTCATCACAAAGAGGGGAAATGAGCTGAGCGAGGTTGATATCTCAAG GACCACACAGTCTTTGCTCTCTGCTGCAATTCATGTAACTGAGAAATACCTACGTCACGAAACTCTTAATGTT ATATCCTCTCTTGCTGAGAAAACCAGCTCAAGAATTGTTTTCAATGAAGTCTTGGTTGCTGCCGAGAGAGATATAGCCACCAAAGATGTATCTAGACTACGTGGTGGCTGGCCAATCCAGGATGCATTTTAT GTGTTTTCCCAGCATTCAGTACTTGCATATTCATTCCTGGAGCATTTAACTTCTATTCTGAATCAGACATCTATCTTTCAAGGTGACTCTAGGAAGGGAGAAAATTCCAACAGGTTTGGGGAAGGTCATTTGGATGATAATATGTTGAACGCTGCTGTTATAGCACTTACAGCATTCTTCAG AGGTGGTGGTAAAGTTGGAAAAAGGGCCGTCGAGCAAAACTATGGTTCTGTCGTTGCAACCCTGGTGCTTCACTTGGGAAGTTGTCAAAATTTAGCGAATGCTGGTCAGCAGGAGCCACTACG CACACTTCTGGGTGCATTCAATGCATTCTGTGAATGCGTTGGCGATCTGGAGATGGGAAAG ATTCTGGCTAGAAACAGAGAACAAAATGAAGAGGAGGCATGGATTGCTCTCATCGGGGACCTGGCTGGGTGTATTTCAATAAAAAGGCCGAAAGAG GTCTCTGCAATATGTTTGATTCTCAGCAAATCCTTAGACCAGCCATACAGATTTTTGAGGGAAGCCGCCGCCGCTGCGTTGTCGGAGTTTGTGAGGTTTAG TGATTGCATTGGTCCTATATTGGAGAACATGGTTGAAGGACTGTGTCGACATGTTTCTAATGATTCCCCAACTGTTAGACGCCTAAGTTTGAGAGGACTTGTCCAG ATGCCACCAGTCCATGTTGTCCAGTATACCACTCAAATTCTGAGTGTCATAGTTGCTTTGCTGGATGATCTAGATGAATCAGTTCAGCTTACTGCTGTCTCATGTTTGCTCACG GTTCTTGGATCACCTTCCATTGATGCGGTGGATCCCATTTTGCTGAACCTATCTGTTCGGCTTCGCAATCTTCAA ATATGCATGAATGCTGAAATCAGAGCCAATGCATTTTCAGCATTTGGAGCACTGAGCAGCTATGGGTATGGGACGCAGCATGACGCATTCCTTGAGCAG GTTCATGCAACCTTTCCACGTCTAGTGTTACATCTTCATGATGATGATCTTGGGGTACGACGAGCTTGCCGG AACACTTTCAAATCCGTTGTTCCTCTGTTGGAATTTGATGGTATGGCTGCTCTTGTCAACACTCATCGTTTTAGTTCTGATCATCG AAGTGACTACGAAGATTTCCTGAGAGACTTGGCTAAGCAATTTACTCAGCGTATGCCTTCCTGGGTTGATGCATACATGGCTTCAATAATACAG GCTTTTGAAGCTCCTTGGCCGGTAATACAAGCCAACGCTATTTATTTGTGTTGCAGTGTCATTTCGGTTTCAAATGATCAGCATATTTCCTCCATTTACCACAGCCAG GTGTTCGGAATATTGGTTGGAAAGATAAGCCAGTCATCTGACGCAATTGTTAGAGCTACATGTTCCTTGGCCCTTGGTTTATTACTGAAGTCAACGTATCCAAGTTCATGGAAAGTTGCTCGGCTCGATCCAGGGAACTCTATCCTAGCGGGAAGTGAGTCTGATTCTTCTAGGAGGACTTGA
- the LOC140839799 gene encoding protein SHOOT GRAVITROPISM 6-like isoform X7 — protein MHLYFLKVVHRCLILRTLLSFYQRFFQWFASIVTTYNEVQHCFLTVGTVYPEDLFVFLLNKCRSKEESLTFGALSVLKHLLPRLSEAWHTKKPLLVEAVKHLLDKHNLAVREALAELIVVMASHCYLVGPPGEFFVEYLVRHCAMPDSDGEANESSKEFNQSTGSSYAVLYKKTEVKFGGVSPTNLRAICEKGLLLITVTVPVMELVLWPFLLKMIIPRIYTGAVATVCRCISELCRNKSLGDTILSDGKIRSGIPNPEDLFARLVVLLHNPLAREQLVTQILTVLYNLASIFPKNIILFWQDEIPKMKAYVSDPEDLKEDPLYQETWDDMIINFIAESLDVIQDVDWVISLGNSFSNQYELYQSDDEHSALLHRCLGILLQKVHDRTYVRAKIDLMYVQADIALPVNRLGLAKAMGLVATSHLDTVLDKLKDILDNVDQSLFRRILSFFSDRDKMEESDDVHASLALMYGYAAKYAPSTIIEARIDALVGTNMLSRLLHVHHPTAKQAVITAIGLLGQAVISAASCGKSFPLRKRDLLLDYILTLMGRDDEDEHSDSNLELLNTQCLALSACTTLISVEPKLTIETRNHVLKATLGFFGLPNDPPDVINGLVQHLITLLCAILVTSGEDGRSRAEQLLHILRQIDPYVSSSLDHQRTRGCLAAHEMLLKFRAICVGGYCSLGCQGNCTHSKQSERGLHGNVSKLPSAFASPSRDALCLGERIMLYLPRCADPNPEARNISAQIINLFFSISLSLPRSTNSILGLDIESCYSALSALEDVIAILRSDASLDPSEVFNRIVSSVCILFSKDELVAALHVSSTAICDKIRLSAEGAVQAVTEFITKRGNELSEVDISRTTQSLLSAAIHVTEKYLRHETLNVISSLAEKTSSRIVFNEVLVAAERDIATKDVSRLRGGWPIQDAFYVFSQHSVLAYSFLEHLTSILNQTSIFQGDSRKGENSNRFGEGHLDDNMLNAAVIALTAFFRGGGKVGKRAVEQNYGSVVATLVLHLGSCQNLANAGQQEPLRTLLGAFNAFCECVGDLEMGKILARNREQNEEEAWIALIGDLAGCISIKRPKEVSAICLILSKSLDQPYRFLREAAAAALSEFVRFSDCIGPILENMVEGLCRHVSNDSPTVRRLSLRGLVQMPPVHVVQYTTQILSVIVALLDDLDESVQLTAVSCLLTVLGSPSIDAVDPILLNLSVRLRNLQICMNAEIRANAFSAFGALSSYGYGTQHDAFLEQVHATFPRLVLHLHDDDLGVRRACRNTFKSVVPLLEFDGMAALVNTHRFSSDHRSDYEDFLRDLAKQFTQRMPSWVDAYMASIIQAFEAPWPVIQANAIYLCCSVISVSNDQHISSIYHSQVFGILVGKISQSSDAIVRATCSLALGLLLKSTYPSSWKVARLDPGNSILAGSESDSSRRT, from the exons ATGCATCTCTACTTTCTGAAAGTGGTCCACCGTTGCTTGATTTTGAG GACCTTACTGTCATTTTATCAACGCTTCTTCCAGTGGTTTGCATCAATAGTGACA ACTTACAATGAAGTTCAACATTGCTTTCTCACGGTTGGTACGGTTTACCCAGAGGATCTTTTTGTCTTTCTTCTCAAT AAATGCAGGTCGAAAGAAGAATCTCTGACTTTTGGTGCACTATCTGTCCTGAAGCACCTTCTGCCGAG ATTGTCTGAAGCTTGGCACACCAAAAAGCCCTTGCTGGTTGAAGCAGTGAAACATTTGTTAGACAAGCATAATTTGGCTGTTCGCGAAGCACTTGCAGAG TTAATTGTCGTTATGGCTTCCCACTGTTACTTGGTTGGTCCACCAGGAGAGTTCTTTGTAGAATATCTTGTACGACACTGTGCGATGCCTGATTCGGACGGTGAAGCCAATGAGAGCTCCAAGGAATTCAATCAGTCGACTGGCTCATCATATGCTGTCCTATACAAGAAGACAGAG GTAAAATTTGGAGGCGTCAGTCCAACAAATTTACGGGCAATTTGTGAAAAAGGTCTTCTTTTGATAACAGTAACTGTTCCTGTGATGGAG CTTGTGCTCTGGCCATTTTTGCTGAAAATGATCATTCCACGAATTTATACTGGTGCTGTTGCCACG GTTTGCAGATGCATCTCAGAATTATGCAGAAACAAAAGTCTAGGTGATACGATTCTTTCTGATGGTAAAATTCGTAGCGGTATTCCTAATCCTGAG GATCTTTTTGCACGGCTTGTGGTACTTCTTCACAATCCATTGGCGAGGGAGCAGTTGGTGACTCAGATTTTAACA GTCCTGTATAACTTAGCTTCTATATTTCCCAAGAATATTATTCTGTTTTGGCAAGATGAG ATTCCCAAAATGAAAGCTTATGTGAGTGATCCGGAAGACCTAAAGGAGGATCCATTATATCAAGAGACATGGGATGACATGATTATCAAC TTTATTGCAGAATCTTTGGATGTGATTCAAGATGTTGATTGGGTGATCTCTCTAGGAAATTCATTCTCAAATCAATATGAACTTTATCAATCGGATGATGAACATTCTGCGCTGCTTCACCG GTGTCTTGGCATATTGCTGCAGAAAGTTCATGACAGAACCTATGTTCGGGCTAAAATTGATTTGATGTACGTGCAAGCTGATATCGCTTTGCCCGTGAATAGACTTGGTTTGGCTAAGGCAATGGGATTG GTTGCCACTTCGCACTTGGACACAGTTCTGGATAAGTTGAAAGACATTCTTGATAATGTTGATCAGAGCCTCTTCCGAAG AATTCTGTCATTCTTTTCTGATAGAGACAAAATGGAAGAATCAGATGATGTTCATGCTTCTTTGGCTCTTATGTATGGATATGCTGCGAAATATGCTCCATCAACAATTATTGAAGCCAGAATAGATGCACTTGTG GGGACTAATATGCTTTCTCGTCTCCTTCATGTACACCATCCCACAGCGAAGCAGGCAGTTATAACTGCTATTGGTTTGCTAG GCCAGGCTGTCATTTCTGCTGCTTCATGTGGTAAATCATTCCCATTGAGAAAGAGAGATCTGCTACTTGACTACATCTTAACTTTGATGGGTCGTGACGATGAAGATGAACATTCTGATTCTAATCTGGAGCTTCTAAACACTCAG TGCCTTGCTTTAAGTGCTTGTACTACTTTGATTTCTGTGGAGCCTAAATTGACGATTGAAACAAGAAACCATGTTCTAAAG GCCACCTTAGGGTTTTTTGGTTTACCAAATGATCCGCCTGATGTCATAAATGGGCTCGTACAACACCTTATTACTCTCTTGTGTGCTATTCTTGTTACAAG TGGAGAGGATGGAAGAAGTCGAGCAGAACAGCTACTGCATATCTTGAGACAGATTGATCCCTATGTTTCCTCCTCTCTTGATCATCAAAGAACAAGAGGTTGTCTCGCGGCTCACGAGATGCTTCTTAAGTTCCGGGCGATATGCGTTGGTGGATACTGTTCACTTGGCTGCCAAGGAAATTGCACCCACTCCAAACAAAGCGAACGTGGTTTGCATGGAAATGTTTCAAAGTTACCAT CTGCATTTGCGTCTCCAAGTCGTGATGCTTTGTGCCTGGGGGAGAGGATCATGTTATATCTTCCTCGCTGCGCTGATCCAAATCCTGAAGCTAGAAACATTTCTGCACAG attattaatttatttttcagtatATCTCTTTCATTACCAAGGTCTACAAACTCTATTCTTGGACTTGATATTGAATCGTGTTATAGTGCTTTGTCTGCATTAGAGGATGTTATTGCTATCTTAAGGAGT gatgcttcacttGATCCATCAGAGGTATTTAACAGGATTGTTTCCtctgtatgtatattattttccAAAGATGAG CTTGTTGCTGCACTACATGTTTCCTCAACAGCTATCTGTGACAAAATCAGGCTATCTGCGGAAGGGGCAGTTCAAGCTGTGACCGAGTTCATCACAAAGAGGGGAAATGAGCTGAGCGAGGTTGATATCTCAAG GACCACACAGTCTTTGCTCTCTGCTGCAATTCATGTAACTGAGAAATACCTACGTCACGAAACTCTTAATGTT ATATCCTCTCTTGCTGAGAAAACCAGCTCAAGAATTGTTTTCAATGAAGTCTTGGTTGCTGCCGAGAGAGATATAGCCACCAAAGATGTATCTAGACTACGTGGTGGCTGGCCAATCCAGGATGCATTTTAT GTGTTTTCCCAGCATTCAGTACTTGCATATTCATTCCTGGAGCATTTAACTTCTATTCTGAATCAGACATCTATCTTTCAAGGTGACTCTAGGAAGGGAGAAAATTCCAACAGGTTTGGGGAAGGTCATTTGGATGATAATATGTTGAACGCTGCTGTTATAGCACTTACAGCATTCTTCAG AGGTGGTGGTAAAGTTGGAAAAAGGGCCGTCGAGCAAAACTATGGTTCTGTCGTTGCAACCCTGGTGCTTCACTTGGGAAGTTGTCAAAATTTAGCGAATGCTGGTCAGCAGGAGCCACTACG CACACTTCTGGGTGCATTCAATGCATTCTGTGAATGCGTTGGCGATCTGGAGATGGGAAAG ATTCTGGCTAGAAACAGAGAACAAAATGAAGAGGAGGCATGGATTGCTCTCATCGGGGACCTGGCTGGGTGTATTTCAATAAAAAGGCCGAAAGAG GTCTCTGCAATATGTTTGATTCTCAGCAAATCCTTAGACCAGCCATACAGATTTTTGAGGGAAGCCGCCGCCGCTGCGTTGTCGGAGTTTGTGAGGTTTAG TGATTGCATTGGTCCTATATTGGAGAACATGGTTGAAGGACTGTGTCGACATGTTTCTAATGATTCCCCAACTGTTAGACGCCTAAGTTTGAGAGGACTTGTCCAG ATGCCACCAGTCCATGTTGTCCAGTATACCACTCAAATTCTGAGTGTCATAGTTGCTTTGCTGGATGATCTAGATGAATCAGTTCAGCTTACTGCTGTCTCATGTTTGCTCACG GTTCTTGGATCACCTTCCATTGATGCGGTGGATCCCATTTTGCTGAACCTATCTGTTCGGCTTCGCAATCTTCAA ATATGCATGAATGCTGAAATCAGAGCCAATGCATTTTCAGCATTTGGAGCACTGAGCAGCTATGGGTATGGGACGCAGCATGACGCATTCCTTGAGCAG GTTCATGCAACCTTTCCACGTCTAGTGTTACATCTTCATGATGATGATCTTGGGGTACGACGAGCTTGCCGG AACACTTTCAAATCCGTTGTTCCTCTGTTGGAATTTGATGGTATGGCTGCTCTTGTCAACACTCATCGTTTTAGTTCTGATCATCG AAGTGACTACGAAGATTTCCTGAGAGACTTGGCTAAGCAATTTACTCAGCGTATGCCTTCCTGGGTTGATGCATACATGGCTTCAATAATACAG GCTTTTGAAGCTCCTTGGCCGGTAATACAAGCCAACGCTATTTATTTGTGTTGCAGTGTCATTTCGGTTTCAAATGATCAGCATATTTCCTCCATTTACCACAGCCAG GTGTTCGGAATATTGGTTGGAAAGATAAGCCAGTCATCTGACGCAATTGTTAGAGCTACATGTTCCTTGGCCCTTGGTTTATTACTGAAGTCAACGTATCCAAGTTCATGGAAAGTTGCTCGGCTCGATCCAGGGAACTCTATCCTAGCGGGAAGTGAGTCTGATTCTTCTAGGAGGACTTGA